The sequence ACAGCTTCTCCATCTGCTTCGGCTGCAGGATCATGCGCCCGATGCGGCCGCGGAAGAACTCCGTCCCCTTCCTCCGCCCCACCCAGTACATCAGCAGCGCGGTGGAAAGGTTCCCCAGCCACACGACGAGGAACATGACGGCCGGGTTTCCGTTCCCCTTCCCCGCCAGGAAGCCGCCGAAGAGGGCCACCACGTCGGCGGGAACGGGGGGGAAGACGTTCTCCACCGCCGAGATCACGCCCACCACCAGGTACACCAGCAGCGGCGGAAGCCCGCCCAGCCAGTTGAGGATGGAGTCGATCACGCCTCAGAGCCCCGTGTCGCGGCGGTGGCGGGCGTGCACCTCGTCGACCCCCTCCATGTCGTCGATGAGGGCCACGGCGTAGCAGGCGACTCCCTCACCGCGGCCGATCCATCCCAGGCCCTCGTTGCTCTTGCCCTTGATGGACACGTGGTCCGGCGCGATGCCCAGGACCTGCGCGATCTTCTGCTGCATGGCGGGTGCGTGGGGCCCGATCTTCGGCGTTTCGGCGACCACGGTGACGTCGACGTTCACCACCTGGTAGTTGCGCCCCTCCAGCAGGCGCACGACGCGCGCCAGAAGCTGCATCGAGTCGGCGTCC is a genomic window of Longimicrobium sp. containing:
- the ispF gene encoding 2-C-methyl-D-erythritol 2,4-cyclodiphosphate synthase, with the protein product MRIGNGYDSHRFAAGRRLILGGVEIPAERGLDGHSDADAVAHAVTDALLGAAGLGDIGRHFPPTDAEWKDADSMQLLARVVRLLEGRNYQVVNVDVTVVAETPKIGPHAPAMQQKIAQVLGIAPDHVSIKGKSNEGLGWIGRGEGVACYAVALIDDMEGVDEVHARHRRDTGL